A window of Nicotiana sylvestris chromosome 8, ASM39365v2, whole genome shotgun sequence genomic DNA:
GTGTTGATTCTTTATCTTCTGAAGTCATAGCAACTCACATTAGCTTGAGTCTGTTAATTGAGTTGTGTACCAAATGTATCAGGTTCTTTATCTGGTTCTTTGACAGTAAGTttattagatcatcaaaacatgaaGCTAAGGTACTATAAACCCATCAAATCCAAATTAGTCGGTCCCACTAGCTATATACACCAGGTGAGATaccaaacaaaaaataaaagaaaaaaatcttcATACAAAGTAGatttataatcttgaaaataagaCAGATTATTGTTACAATAAATAAATATGATATGATAATGTAAAAAATCCTTAAACACGGTATATTTATATAAGTTAAACTCATTATGAAATTACATggtaaaaaacaacaacaacaacaacaacccagtgaaatcccactagtggggtctggggagggtagtgtgtacgcagaccttacccctaccccaaaggagtagagaggctgtttccgaaagaccctcggctcaagaagacaaaaggacaaaagaagataatattagtaacaccacagaaataatatgcaatatatatatatatatatatatatatatatatatatatatatatatatatatataataagaacaacatgaaatcaagaGGAATGATAcaaagcaaaagcaaaatagTATCCCTACCAAACTGGTCTCTCATAGTTATGGCAgaaggcaagactcaactacctcctagcctatcaccctaatactcgacctccacatggTAATGAGATATTTTTCCTCATTATTTAGCAACTCGACCACGTTAGTGACCTCAAAATAGGGCTTTAAAAACTCATGTAGTCTCTCACAAACAATCATTCTCTTCTTTAAGATAGGAATTTTGGCCCCGAAAAAATTAAGATATGAATCTAGTAATTAGTAGCTGCTTCTGACATGGTATTAACTGGCGTTTGAAATATATACTAAAACTAATAGCCGCCTTTCACATTTCACAAGCTGtaattttctttatttagtatcGCAAATTGCAGTGAGAGttcaaatattaaaataaaatgttCATTTCCAGTTGACAACAAGTAATTTCTTTAGCCATCACATGTGATccgaaaacaaaagaaaagtacTGCTAAAAGAATAAGAATTAGCGACGGACAAATTATGTAGCTAAGCAGTAATTCGTCGCTAATCCTATTTAGTGAtaaattatcaaaaaattatGTTAGTTATGAGCGATTTAGCGACAAAGTTCGTAACTAATTTCAGTTTTTTTACTTAGCTGgatgaaaatgaagaagaaaaaaagttcTTAATATTAGAAGAAAACTTCCACTGTttaattttccttcttcaaaTCAATTAAGAAGGTGTGGAGGTGGAGAAAATTTAGGATAGAAGGCTAGGTGGTTGAGTGTTTTCCTTGTTCGTACCAATGGTAGCAGTGTCAGTCTTATATTTTCCTATTCGCAGATTTCTATAGCTATTTGCTATTTCTTTCGCTTTGTTTTTCATGTTGGattgctggtattactgcttgtTATTACGACTTCTTTTTCCATCTTTTCTTGAGCCGAAGATCTATCCGGAATAGCCTCTCTACCTTTatccaaggtaggggtaaggtctctATACACATCGACACAAAATCTCACTTCTGGGATTACAGTGTCggtttattgttgttgtcgtCGTCGTCGTAAATAGAAAGTCAACCACGGTACTCTACTGGTTAGGGATGTATATAGAAATAACGAGGAAACAAACAAAACGAGCAATAATTGTATGATATCTAAGTGTTCATGAAAACTAAAATGGCAAGAGAGTGGAGATATTAAAAAATAACAATCACTTTGCTTTACTCCATTTTCTGTGTAGCAGGTAACAACTACTTGTTAACAAGATACTATGGAAATATTCAAAGTGATCCAGAAATGGACTTTAATTAATAAGATGATAATTTGTAGATCCAGCTGTTAAGAGTTGTTATAAATTTTAGTCTTTGATTATCAATCAGACCAATTGAATTGGTCCTTTAAACAGCTCTTTAGAAGCAATTGCTTCCCTAGGAACGTTACTATAAATACATTGGCCATTGATCCATTAAAGGCATCATCTTTCAACACTGTTTCCTTTCTTCTTCTACTCCTTCAAAGTTTTTGGAGATTTCACTAGCCATATTTGGAAGGCTAGGGCAGGAATTTGCCGGCGAAATGAGTCGGTTTCACGGTGGCGGCCCTGCCAAGGGTCGTCGCTATTTGCCACAAATCTTACTGGCGTTGGCCATATTGGCAGTTGCTAATGTAGTGTCAACAGATCCTTATATATATTCTTCTCCACCACCTCCAGCATACGAGTACAAGTCACCACcacctccttctccttctccgccaCCACCTTATGTGTATAAATCTCCACCTCCCCCATCACCTTCTCCCCCACTACCATATGTTTAtaaatcacctccacctccttcTCCATCACCACCTCCACCATATGTGTATAAGTCTCCTCCACCCCCATCATCTTCACCCCCACCACCTTATGTGTATAAATCACCACCTCCTCCTTCGCCATCTCCCCCGCCCCCGTATGTGTACAAATCTCCTCCTCCACCATCACCTTCACCACCACCTCCATATTATTATAAGCCGCCACCTCCACCTTCACCATCACCTCCACCACCATATTATTATAAATCTCCGCCACCACCCTCGCTATCACCACCTCCACCTTACTATTATAAGTCTCCACCGCCACCTTCTCCTTCACCTCCTCCACCATACTACTATAAATCTCCACCACCTCCTTCACCTTTACCTCCGCCACCTTATTATTACAAGTCTCCGCCTCCTCCGTCACCATCACCACCACCACCATACTATTATAAGTCCCCACCACCACCTGCTAAGTCACCTCCTCCCCCATACTACTACAGTTCTCCACCACCACCACTAAAGTCTCCTCCTCCACCATATTATTATTCCTCACCGCCACCACCAAAGAAATCACCCCCACCACTATATCACTATACTTCCCCACCACCACCAGTTAAGTCTCCTCCTCCATCGTATTACTATTCCTCACCACCACCGCCAAAGAAATCACCTCCTCCCCCATATCACTATAGTTCCCCACCTCCACCAGTTAAGTCTCCTCCTCCACAATATTACTATTCCTCACCACCGCCCCGCAAGAAATCACCTCCTCCACTATATTATTACTCTTCTCCACCACCACCAAAGAAATCACCACGCCCACCATATCACTACTCTTCCCCACCACCACAAGTAAAGTCACCTCCAACTCCATACTACTACACCTCCCCACCACCTCCAAAGAAGTTTTCTCCCCCACCGTACTATTACGCTTCACCACCACCACCTACTCAGTACTATCCTCCATATCATCATTTGGTGGTCAAGGTTGTCGGAAAGGTCTACTGTTTTAGATGCTATGATTCAAAATATCCAGAGAAGTCTCATGGCAAGAAACACCTGAAAggtataatattttttattaCACATCCACTATTTTTATTAACTTTAATTTATCACCAAAAATTGATTTAACTAtatattttcctttttgttgCTTTATTCGTTAAGCTCTTACCAAAATACCCAAAAATGTGCTAGTAAAAAATTTGTGCGCATCACAATCACTAGATTTtcctttttgaaaaataagattttaaaatatcaaaaatatttACAACGTAGTAACTATAAATATTTTTGTAACTATGGAGTAAAATATTGAAAATGACATATGTTAGCAGCTCAATAACTTTAGTGTTAATTAATATATTAATTCTTTTTTCACATGAATTAGGTGCTGTTATTAAGGTGACTTGTAAGGCTGGTGACAAGAAAATTGTGAGTTATGGTACCACAAGGATCAACGGCAAATTCAGCATTACTGTTAAAGGATTTGAATATGCCAAATATGGAGCAAAGGCTTGCAAGGCTAAACTACACAATGCTCCAAAGGATTCTAATTGTGACATTCCTACAAACCTTCACTGGGGAGTAAAGGGCGCTAACCTAAAAGTGAAGTCAAAGAACCATTATGAAGTTGTACTTTATGCAAAACCATTTGCTTATGGCTCTAAGACACCTTATGCAAAATGCACAAAACCTCTGCCTACACCTGCTCCATACTACTACAAATCTCCTCCACCTCCATCGCCGATTTATATTTACAAGTCACCACCTCCTCCATCACCAAGATATGTTTACAAGTCACCACCTCCCACAACCCCGACATATGTTTACAAATCTCCACCGCCACCAACTAAGTCTTCACCATCTCCTTATTACTACAATTCTCCACCTCCACCATCACCAAAACCTGCTCCTGTATACTATTATAAATCACCACCACCTCCATTACCATCACCTCCACATCCTTACTATTATAAATCTCCTCCACCACCATcaccttctcctcctcctccataTTACTACAAGTCGCCACCACCCCCATCACCATCACCTCCACCACCATACTACTATAAGTCACCACCACCGCCATCCTCATCACCACCCCTGCCCTATTATTACAAGTCTCCACCTCCACCATCACCAAAACCTGCACCTGTATACTATTATAAATCACCACCACCCCCGTCACCATCACCTCCACCTCCTTACTATTACAAATCTCCTCCACCACCATcgccttctcctcctcctccataTTACTACAAGTCGCCACCACCCCCGTCACCATCACCTCCACCACCATATTACTATAAGTCACCACCACCACCATCCCCATCACCACCCCCATCCTATTATTACAAGTCTCCTCCTCCGCCATCTCCATCACCACCCCCGCCCTATTACTATAAGTCTCCCCCTCCACCGGCTCCGTCACCACCCCCGCCCTATTACTACAAGTCTCCTCCACCACCATCACCATCTCCTCCACCATCCTATTACTATAAATCACCACCACCTCCATCGCCATCACCTCCACCTCCATATTACTACAAGTCTCCACCACCGCCATCTCCATCACCGCCACCACCCTATTACTACAAGTCTCCTCTTTCACCGTCGCCTTCTCCTCCACCTCCATACTATTACCACTCTCCACCCCCTCCAGTAAAGTCTCCTCCTCCTGCCTATTACTACAGCTCACCTCCTCCACCCGTGAAATCACCACCTCCACCAGTATACATTTATGCTTCTCCGCCACCTCCAATCCACTACTAAGTATT
This region includes:
- the LOC138876524 gene encoding extensin-2-like — its product is MSRFHGGGPAKGRRYLPQILLALAILAVANVVSTDPYIYSSPPPPAYEYKSPPPPSPSPPPPYVYKSPPPPSPSPPLPYVYKSPPPPSPSPPPPYVYKSPPPPSSSPPPPYVYKSPPPPSPSPPPPYVYKSPPPPSPSPPPPYYYKPPPPPSPSPPPPYYYKSPPPPSLSPPPPYYYKSPPPPSPSPPPPYYYKSPPPPSPLPPPPYYYKSPPPPSPSPPPPYYYKSPPPPAKSPPPPYYYSSPPPPLKSPPPPYYYSSPPPPKKSPPPLYHYTSPPPPVKSPPPSYYYSSPPPPKKSPPPPYHYSSPPPPVKSPPPQYYYSSPPPRKKSPPPLYYYSSPPPPKKSPRPPYHYSSPPPQVKSPPTPYYYTSPPPPKKFSPPPYYYASPPPPTQYYPPYHHLVVKVVGKVYCFRCYDSKYPEKSHGKKHLKGAVIKVTCKAGDKKIVSYGTTRINGKFSITVKGFEYAKYGAKACKAKLHNAPKDSNCDIPTNLHWGVKGANLKVKSKNHYEVVLYAKPFAYGSKTPYAKCTKPLPTPAPYYYKSPPPPSPIYIYKSPPPPSPRYVYKSPPPTTPTYVYKSPPPPTKSSPSPYYYNSPPPPSPKPAPVYYYKSPPPPLPSPPHPYYYKSPPPPSPSPPPPYYYKSPPPPSPSPPPPYYYKSPPPPSSSPPLPYYYKSPPPPSPKPAPVYYYKSPPPPSPSPPPPYYYKSPPPPSPSPPPPYYYKSPPPPSPSPPPPYYYKSPPPPSPSPPPSYYYKSPPPPSPSPPPPYYYKSPPPPAPSPPPPYYYKSPPPPSPSPPPSYYYKSPPPPSPSPPPPYYYKSPPPPSPSPPPPYYYKSPLSPSPSPPPPYYYHSPPPPVKSPPPAYYYSSPPPPVKSPPPPVYIYASPPPPIHY